CCCGGGCGGACGCCTGTCTGATAGCCGTACAGCCTCCTGCCGAGGGGCAGTTGCCGGCAGCCGGTTATCGTCTGGCGCGTGTTTTGAATGAATTGTTCGGTTAACAAACGTATTTTGAAATTATGAAAAAGATTTTTGCAGCCGCAGCGCTGCTTTTAGCCATGACCGCCTGCGGCGGATCGCAGAAAAAGGCCCTTCCGCTGGAGGGCACGACGTGGAAACTTGCCAAAATGGAGGCGATTCCCGCCAAGGCCGTCGACGCCGAGGCCGATTTCTTCACCCTGCAATTCAGCGCCGCCGATACGCTCGTGTCGGGCCGTACCAACTGCAACCGCTTCTTCGGCAAGTACGAGCTGAAAGGGCAGAAGTTGGAGTTCGAGAATCTCGGCATGACCCGGATGGCCTGCCCCGAGATGCAGTACGAGGACGCTTTCGTGAAGATGCTCGACGAGGTGGACGGCTACGAGATCAAGGGCGAGGAGTTGAAATTCTACGACGACAAGAAGCTGCTTGCCGAGTTCCGCGCCGTGCAGGACGCTGCGGCTCAAAAGAAATAAGTCGTATCCCGGCCTGAATGAAAAATCCCGCTTCCGAGTGTCGGAAGCGGGATTTTCGTCTTTTTGCCGCGACCCGCGGCCGCCCTCCTATGCGGGGTGTCATTCTCCGGAAGCGATTCCTGCTTCGAGTCGTTCGAAAAATTCCCGGAGCGGGATTCCGTAGTAGGCGCACAGGTCGGCAAGCGTCGAGACCGAGATGTTCCCGCGTCCGGATTCGATCCGGCCGATATTGATGTCGGTGTCGGTGAAGACCTGCTTTTGGGAGAGGTTGCGCGCATGGCGCAGTTCGCGCAGCTGCGCGACCACGCCCCGGACCACAGGCTCGTTGTATCGTTCGTTTTTCCGCCGCATGGTACAAAGATACGTTAAATTCGGCAATTTCCGAAGCCCGGTCGCCGCATCCTTCGCGGCCCTGCAAAAAGTCCGCAGCGCACCGCCGGTCACCGGTTTTCTCTCATCCACCTTTTGCTGTTCGCTGTCCGCTGTTCGCTGTTCGCTGTTTGCCGCTCGCCGTTCGCCGCTTGTTGCCTGTGCCTACTGTTCGCCCGCCGCTTGTTATTCGCCACTCTCCGTCTGCCGCCACAGCCCGCCATCACAACTCGCCGACCGCAAACAGCCGCTGCGCGGGTCGATTCCTCTCCGGCAAACCCGCTTTTGTCCGGATATGCGCTGAATCGGTCGCATATGTGTGCCAAAAGGAGATCAATGTTATTCTGTTTGGCTTCAGACGTTGTCGAAACGGAATTTTTGTTTATATTTGTACAAATAAACAAAGGTAAACAACTCTTTATCCCTCTGGCTGATCGGGGAACTTCATCAGGAGACTGTTTGAACCGGGTATGGGTGTTGTCAGTACCGTGTTATGCCTTGATTTGAGGATTGGGGCCGGCACGGGCACGGGACGATTTTCCTGTTCCGGCTCCTTGAAGCCTGCATTGAGAGGGACCGACTTGCGCTTTTTTGCTGGAAACAAAGCCGCGCGGTCATTATTCCGGGGCGGCATCCGCCGTTGCATCACGGTCGGGATTTCTGACGAAATCCCCGTGCTGCCGTCTCGGTTGGATTTTAGGGGCGGCGGCTGTGATTTAGGCGTCACAGATAACATTCTTCCCGGGGGATTCCTGTTTTTGCCGTTCGTTTCCGAACGACGGGTGTATAGAGGCGTCACACTGGAGAGATCTCCGACAGGAGTCCCATCCGCCGCCCCTTTTTTTCGGGGACGGGCCGACGGCCAATACGTCACTACATACTAAAGTTTCACCCGGCGGAAGGTTTCCGTTCCCGATTTTTCATTGATAACAGGCACACGAAAAAAGCGGCCCCTCACGGAGACCGCTTTTTATCGTTTTAGTTGTTTTGTTTACTCGCTGAGCGGGGAAACGCTTACGTACGATTTTCCTTCGCCCTTCTTGCAGAATTCTACCGTTCCGTCGACGAGAGCGAAGAGCGTGTGGTCCTTGCCCATGCCTACGTTTTCACCGGCGTTGTGCACCGTGCCGCGCTGGCGAACGATGATGTTGCCCGCCTTTGCGAACTGACCGCCGAACAGTTTGATGCCGAGTCGCTTGCTTTCCGACTCACGGCCGTTCTTCGAA
This Alistipes shahii WAL 8301 DNA region includes the following protein-coding sequences:
- a CDS encoding META domain-containing protein, with the translated sequence MKKIFAAAALLLAMTACGGSQKKALPLEGTTWKLAKMEAIPAKAVDAEADFFTLQFSAADTLVSGRTNCNRFFGKYELKGQKLEFENLGMTRMACPEMQYEDAFVKMLDEVDGYEIKGEELKFYDDKKLLAEFRAVQDAAAQKK
- the rpmA gene encoding 50S ribosomal protein L27, giving the protein MAHKKGVGSSKNGRESESKRLGIKLFGGQFAKAGNIIVRQRGTVHNAGENVGMGKDHTLFALVDGTVEFCKKGEGKSYVSVSPLSE
- a CDS encoding helix-turn-helix domain-containing protein, which codes for MRRKNERYNEPVVRGVVAQLRELRHARNLSQKQVFTDTDINIGRIESGRGNISVSTLADLCAYYGIPLREFFERLEAGIASGE